In one window of Euwallacea similis isolate ESF13 chromosome 4, ESF131.1, whole genome shotgun sequence DNA:
- the LOC136408580 gene encoding serine protease easter-like has product MYYNIIVLVIVALSPQLCIAQLGDYCRTPLSQQGECISLLNCDSLYNILKTRPISSSDADFLRRSQCGFLGTTPKVCCPTGPVGSTTTQAPINQGIQSDLLPTTDVCGTGTINRIYGGEKAQLDEFPWMALVEYERPNGQRGFYCGGVLISSRYVLTAAHCLKGKDLPPNWKIISVRLGEYNTDTEEDCITTQDGQTQCAPPAVDVAVDERVAHESYNPFDANQYHDIALLRLIRNVKFSDYVKPICLPQVPTLQSKSYVNKNLIVAGWGKTENSSESNIKLKLEVPVNTHETCSNTYSQANVRLGAGQLCAGGKKGRDSCRGDSGGPLMTMDATPDGEINWYSIGVVSFGPSPCGMQNWPGVYTKVANYVPWIVGKLKA; this is encoded by the exons ATGTATTATAATATCATTGTGCTCGTGATTGTCGCTTTAAGCCCTCAACTGTGCATTGCAC AGCTTGGAGACTACTGCAGAACTCCACTCTCGCAACAAGGAGAATGCATCTCCTTGCTCAACTGTGATTCACTCTATAACATCCTGAAGACACGCCCCATCAGTTCATCTGACGCAGATTTCCTCAGGAGGTCTCAGTGCGGGTTTCTAGGTACAACTCCTAAGGTGTGCTGTCCTACAGGACCCGTTGGGAGCACCACCACTCAGGCGCCCATTAATCAAG GTATTCAATCCGATCTCCTTCCGACCACCGACGTCTGCGGCACTGGAACTATAAACCGCATTTATGGGGGAGAAAAGGCGCAACTGGATGAGTTCCCCTGGATGGCATTGGTCGAGTACGAACGTC CTAACGGTCAAAGAGGTTTTTATTGCGGAGGAGTGCTGATCAGTAGTCGCTATGTTCTCACTGCAGCCCACTGCCTAAAAGGAAAAGATTTACCGCCAAACTGGAAGAT AATTAGTGTGCGTCTTGGTGAATACAATACAGACACTGAAGAAGACTGCATCACCACCCAAGATGGACAGACTCAATGCGCTCCTCCGGCTGTAGATGTGGCTGTAGATGAACGAGTAGCCCACGAAAGTTATAATCCTTTTGACGCGAATCAGTACCACGATATCGCTTTACTGAGACTTATTAGGAATGTTAAGTTTTCTG ATTACGTGAAGCCAATATGTTTACCTCAAGTACCTACACTGCAAAGCAAATCATATGTGAACAAGAATCTGATAGTTGCCGGATGGGGTAAAACTGAGAACAGCAGTGAGAGTAATATTAAACTAAAACTCGAG GTTCCAGTCAACACTCATGAGACATGTTCAAATACCTACAGCCAAGCCAACGTTCGTCTGGGCGCAGGTCAATTATGCGCAGGGGGTAAAAAGGGGCGCGATTCCTGTAGGGGCGATAGTGGTGGTCCTCTGATGACCATGGACGCCACCCCCGATGGGGAGATTAACTGGTATTCTATTGGGGTGGTATCCTTCGGGCCCTCACCCTGCGGCATGCAAAATTGGCCCGGAGTTTACACAAAAGTTGCCAATTATGTTCCTTGGATTGTTGGGAAATTAAAGGCATGA
- the LOC136408696 gene encoding odorant receptor 45b-like, whose protein sequence is MSLHLFLAFPKKVLTTTGIWPSKDYSLLYNLRGIFTILNISLLAFCLSYNAACHIDNFVKLSESLTYLISVINSLLKISMLSKNRKMLFELVGMMEMESFTRFEKAYEGIGAGLWKTVNVVQTVFWWQVNMAFVFLNLFPVIESEALPMDFPHFRDGPFHYPFYLFESVSMALAAYDNMAVDLLTVGVISVTAMQLQILNKKLVDTEKNVKKLGGNTETMTLVYLVECCQHYNDIEKYIKCLLEVFSVNVFVQLGASIVAICNSGILILTVDPVSIEALSLIVYLVTMFAELGMYCWFGNHVYMESLEVTTCCYLSRWNEHDSNVRKTLFMLMERSKRALQIRGLQFTTLNFPTFIAILKWSYSYFTLLRNYTTMDSADK, encoded by the exons ATGTCCCTTCACCTTTTTTTAGCCTTTCCAAAGAAAGTTCTCACAACCACGGGCATATGGCCTTCCAAGGACTACTCTCTCCTCTACAACCTTCGAGGTATTTTCACCATCCTCAACATCTCTTTGCTGGCGTTTTGTTTGAGTTACAATGCAGCTTGCCATATCGACAACTTCGTAAAACTATCTGAGAGCTTGACATATCTGATTTCGGTTATAAATTCGTTGCTGAAGATCAGCATGTTGTCCAAGAACAGGAAGATGTTGTTTGAGCTGGTTGGCATGATGGAGATGGAAAGCTTCACGAGATTTGAGAAAGCTTATGAGGGTATTGGGGCAGGGCTTTGGAAAACCGTGAATGTGGTACAGACGGTTTTTTGGTGGCAAGTTAATATGGCATTTGTGTTTCTTAATTTGTTTCCTG TAATAGAATCTGAGGCTCTCCCTATGGACTTCCCGCACTTCCGCGATGGCCCTTTTCACTACCCGTTCTACTTATTTGAGTCGGTTTCTATGGCCCTTGCAGCTTATGATAACATGGCTGTAGACTTGCTCACAGTGGGAGTGATTTCTGTGACTGCGATGCAGCTGCAAATCCTCAATAAAAAGCTCGTGGATACCGAAAAGAATGTCAAGAAACTGGGAGGAAACACTGAGACCATGACATTAGTTTATTTGGTTGAATGCTGCCAGCACTACAACGATATTGAGAA GTATATCAAGTGCCTCTTAGAAGTGTTCTCGGTGAACGTCTTTGTGCAGCTTGGTGCAAGCATTGTGGCCATTTGTAATTCAGGAATTCTGATTTTAACA gtGGATCCAGTGTCTATAGAAGCATTGTCTCTAATAGTTTATTTGGTGACGATGTTTGCGGAGTTAGGCATGTACTGCTGGTTTGGCAATCATGTTTATATGGAG AGTTTGGAAGTCACCACTTGCTGCTACCTCTCGCGGTGGAACGAGCATGACTCCAACGTTAGAAAAACCCTCTTTATGCTAATGGAAAGAAGCAAACGTGCTCTGCAGATCAGAGGCTTGCAATTTACCACTCTTAATTTCCCTACCTTCATAGCT ATACTCAAATGGTCTTATTCCTACTTCACTTTACTTAGAAATTACACCACGATGGATTCGGCAGATAAGTAA